From a single Notolabrus celidotus isolate fNotCel1 chromosome 7, fNotCel1.pri, whole genome shotgun sequence genomic region:
- the scpp7 gene encoding secretory calcium-binding phosphoprotein 7: MKFVLIAACILGMAVCAPPQMYMEFDIEHAPAEAVQAIPAGVPAGTLEVLLPVDAQKRPLAGPVRGFIKQEIPHPSGVGTKEVYIPFGFDPALAAPAAPVAPVVLAAPVDTIVPVAPVDTIVPVGPVDTIIPVAPAVPAAPAAPAARPLGDDDDDDD; the protein is encoded by the exons ATGAAATTCGTCCTGATTGCTGCCTGCATCCTGGGGATGGCTGTCTGTGCCCCT CCCCAGATGTACATGGAGTTTGACATCGAACACGCTCCAGCTGAG GCAGTTCAAGCTATTCCTGCTGGAGTCCCAGCTGGAACTCTGGAAGTG CTGCTCCCAGTTGATGCCCAGAAACGGCCTCTTGCAGGACCT GTACGTGGCTTCATCAAGCAGGAGATCCCCCATCCAAGTGGCGTAGGGACCAAGGAAGTG TACATCCCCTTTGGTTTTGATCCAGCTCTTGCTGCCCCTGCTGCTCCAGTTGCTCCCGTTGTCCTTGCTGCTCCTGTGGATACCATTGTCCCTGTTGCCCCTGTGGATACCATTGTCCCTGTTGGTCCTGTAGATACCATTATTCCTGTAGCTCCTGCAGTGCCTGcagctcctgctgctcct GCTGCCAGACCCCTGGGagatgatgatgacgacgatGACTAA
- the LOC117816280 gene encoding DNA translocase FtsK-like, which produces MEMLIILLLSWLTMGSTVPVLPSDLPPKMLQAQTLQPLEVTNQTPDAQTPAPQVEQPQPGVALQPGAQVQDGLQFLPPTQFYSWYPLGGGPMFSPMQPSIQGSTINQPSIPQQPLFFYPQGYFPFLSSPYMNQQFSPYGFNRTPQNVAIQPQKSPVSPAETPAAASPVGNTPQPMQQQQKSQIVYMLQQSMNLPVGSLSSEELEMAANTGQLGVYLTSVLTSPPVSAVQPVNQAAGLKNPEQQNTVPTAETSSAGVAATQSLQPNTNGIPAGLGGPTQVAATVQTPVQAELQPTQANLV; this is translated from the exons ATGGAAATGCTCATCATACTCCTGCTGTCATGGTTAACCATGGGCTCTACGGTACCA gtCCTTCCCAGTGACCTTCCTCCCAAGATGTTACAGGCTCAAACACTTCAACCTCTTGAAGTCACAAATCAGACACCTGACGCTCAGACGCCAGCCCCTCAGGTGGAGCAACCACAGCCTGGTGTAGCCCTGCAACCAGGGGCCCAGGTCCAGGATGGCCTCCAGTTTCTGCCTCCGACACAGTTCTACAGCTGGTATCCACTAGGGGGCGGTCCAATGTTTTCTCCTATGCAGCCCAGTATCCAAGGCTCTACTATTAACCAGCCATCAATCCCACAGCAGCCCCTG TTTTTCTATCCTCAAGGatactttccttttttatcatCACCATACATGAATCAACAG TTTTCTCCGTATGGATTCAACAGGACTCCTCAAAATGTAGCAATTCAACCTCAGAAGAGTCCAGTGTCACCTGCAGAAACCCCCGCTGCAGCCTCACCTGTGGGAAATACACCTCAGCCAATGCAGCAACAACAG AAATCCCAAATTGTTTACATGCTCCAACAGTCCATG AACCTTCCAGTTGGCAGTCTCAGCTCAGAAGAACTCGAG ATGGCAGCTAACACAGGCCAGCTGGGTGTGTACCTGACCTCTGTGCTCACAAGCCCACCTGTGAGTGCAGTTCAGCCTGTAAACCAAGCCGCTGGGCTGAAAAACCCAGAACAGCAAAACACAGTGCCAACTGCTGAGACCTCGTCAGCTGGAGTGGCAGCGACACAGAGCCTACAGCCCAACACTAACGGGATCCCTGCAGGTTTGGGGGGACCAACGCAGGTGGCAGCCACAGTACAAACACCTGTACAAGCCGAACTCCAACCCACACAGGCAAACCTTGTCTGA